In the genome of Orcinus orca chromosome 13, mOrcOrc1.1, whole genome shotgun sequence, the window GTCCCCACCATTAGCCCCCAGGGCCTGTCTAAGACGTAGGAGGAGGCCTGGCCCCAGACCCAACCCCCCACACCGTTAAGCTTTCCGGAGGGTTTGAACCACCTTCTCCACAGAGCTGCGTGGGGAAAATGGAAGAATTCTTTCTATTTGGAGCCCTCCTGGAGGCCTCAATGATCGACCGGAAAAATGGAGACAAGCCCATCACCTTTGAGGTCACTATAGGTGAGAGCTGGGCTCGCAGGGCTGGGGGCGGCCAAGCCCTGCTCCACAGCCTGGGGGTGGCGGGGAACTTTGACCACTTCCCTCACGTGTCCTCAGGCACCCACACCACATACAGCGACTGCACCTGAGAACACACGCCCCACAGGGTCGGCCTCAGCTCCACCTAAGGGCTAGGCTGTGTTAGGGACACGAGGAGGGAAGAAGCCCTCCCTGCAGAAGGGAGCGAGGCCCTCATGGGACTGGAGAGGAGAGATTGGGAATACGGGCCACGTCCTGGGCTGGACCTTGAGCTCAGTGGTCATCAGGGCTCCTAGTGAGACCTCTGCAGGAGTGCAGGACACGGCCCCTTCCTCTGGCGAGTGTTCTATCGTGTCTGAGCTGTCACAGACCTGCGAGCACCAGTCCCATTCCCTgactctcccccttccctcccacagaCCCCTGGACTGGAGGGCAGGGTGGGGCCTGGTGGGAAAAGGACTCTAGGCCCTCGGGTGCCCCCTTCTGCCTCCAGGCAACTATGGGAACGAAGTCGATGGCCTGTCTCGGCCCCAGCGGCCTCGGCCTCGGCCTCAGAAGGAGCCTGGGGACGAGGAGGAAGTGGATCTGATCCAGAAGTCGAGTGACGACGAGACTGACGACGGTGGGGAcctggcctcagtctcctccagCCCACCCATGCGGCCCCAGATCACCGACAGGTGAGCCGGCCAGGACAGAGGGTCCTGGGAGCCCTGCCTGCTGCCTCCCATCCTCTCACGGCctggccccgccccacccccacctgcctgGGTGCCCAGTCCTCAACCTCCCGCCTGCTCCCACCCCAGGAACTACTTCTATCTGCCCTACTTGGAGCGCAAGCCCTGCATCTACATCAAGAGCTGGTGGCCGGACCAGCGCCGCCGCCTCTACAATGCCAACATCATAGACCACATCGCAGACAAGCTGGTCAGGGCCAGGCCACGGCGGGGAGGGGCAAGGCGGAGGGTGTATGCTTCAGAGGGCCTCGCCCAGCTTGGACAGTTCCCCTGCAACACACAAGTCCTGTCTGCCCGGCAGCATGccgtggggttgggggaggaactGCAGAATGGCCCCAGTAGAACCTGTGTTCCTGTCCCCGCCCTAGTCCCAAGAGCAGTGGAGAGCCTGAGGGCTGCCCGGAGTGGAGTCTGGGAACCCTGGCCCATCCAGCCCCAGGTTTCCCTGGAGGTGACTGGCCAACCCCTCTGTCTCTGGCCtgcactcccccaccccctgcatctAGCCCTGAGTTCTGTCCGACCCCTGTGGGTCCACCAGGACCACAGACTCATGGCCCAGAGGTGGCTTCTTCCTTCAGGTTCTGAAAACAGAACGCGGAAAATTTGTGTTTCCTTGTGATGGCAAGACAGTCCAGAGATGGCGCTTGTGGGAGGTCCTAGGGCACTAGCCCCTCATCCCCCTGATGAATGGGGGAGACATTTGGGGAGGCtgagggggctgtggctcacacTCCTGGTTCACAGGAAGAAGGCCTGAATGATGTGCAGGAGATGATCAAAACGGAAAAGTCCTACCCTGAGCGTCGACTGCGGGGCGTCCTGGAGGAGCTGAGCTGTGGCTGCCAGTAAGTGGCAGGGCTGCCAATGGGGGGTCAGGAGTGGGGGGTTTGCAGAGAAGGAGGCATCTGCACGCCTCCTGCTGGCGGGTGGGCTCTGCTAAGCCCTGCTTCTTCTCCTCCCAGCCGTTTCCTCTCCCTCGCGGACAAGGACCAGGGCCACTGGTCCTGCACTAGGCTGGACCGGGAGCGCCTCAAATCCTGCATGCGGGAGCTGGTGAGGATGCGGTTGGACCACaccagggatggagggagggtctGGAGGTGAAAAGGGAACCCGAGGTGGGGGACATCTGTCTCTGAGgtcacagcccccagggccagaCCCTCCATCGTGCGTCATGACCTGAGCCCCACTTACACCCCCGACCCCGGCAGGAGAGCATGGGGCAGCAGGCCAAGACCCTGCGGGCACAGGTGAAGCGGCAGACGGTGCGGGACAAGCTGAGGCTGTGCCAGAACTTCCTGCACAAGCTGCGCTTCCTGGCAGACGAGGTGCGCCCCCTGCCAGCCCCAAACCAGAGTGATCCGAGGTGGCGGAAGGGGGGCTGCCCGGGAGGGGCTGGGCCAGACCATCCAGGAGGCCCCTCCTGCTCTGACAGCCGTTGGGGGACAGGAGAGACCAAGCCTTTCACCCTGTCCCGTGTTCTTCCCGCTGGATCGGTGGGAGGAGAAGTAGGACCCAGCACCGGGGTCCTTTCCTCTGTGGGCTCAGGCCTGGCCAAGAGGCAGGACCTCTCCCTTACTGGgcgcccaccccgcccccaccccagcctcagcaCAGCATCCCCGACGTCTTCATCTGGATGATGAGCAACAACAAGCGCATCGCCTACGCCCGGGTGCCCTCCAAGGACCTGCTCTTCTCCATTGTGGAGGACGAGCTGGGCAAGGACTGCGCCAAGGTCAAGACGCTCTTCCTCAAGGTGCCGGAAGGGGAGCAAGACTGGGGGCGGAGGggctggggtctgcgctttttcAAGGGGTCAACCTCCCCTTGGAGGGGGCAGCACCCCCACCCCTGGGTCCGGCTGGCCTGAGCTGACGGGGTGCTCAGAGAAGAGCTGGAGAGAATAGGAAAGGGGTGGCGGGTCCCCCCCTGCCCGTGCCCTTCTGCCCTGTGTTCCGCACCACACAGGCCAGCGGGACGGCTGCGGAGGGCAGGGCCCCCCTGCCCATAgcctcctccagcctcctgcccctTCCTCACCCCGTGGGCTCCGGCAGCTGACCCTGCGCCCCCCCGCCAGCTGCCAGGGAAGCGGGGCTTCGGCTCGGCCGGCTGGACGGTGCAGGCCAAGCTGGAGCTCTACCTGTGGCTGGGCCTCAGCAAGCAGCGCAAGGACTTTCTATGCGGCCTGCCCTGCGGTTTCGAGGAGGTCAAGGCGGCCCAGGGCGCGGGCCTGCACGCCGTCCCACCCATCAGCCTGGTCTACACCAGTGAGCGAGGGCTCCCGGGCCTGGGCGGGAGGGCACCGGCGGGTGGCCTGttccctgagcctcagcctgCTCCCCCCACAGAGAAGCAGGCCTTCCAGCTCCGCGCCCACATGTACCAGGCGCGCAGCCTCTTTGCCGCCGACAGCAGCGGTCTCTCGGACCCCTTCGCCCGTGTCTTCTTCATCAACCAGAGTCAGTGCACAGAGGTGAGGGCCCCGGGGAGGAGGGCGCGGCTCTGGCTTTGAGAGCACTGGAGGGGGCCTGGGAGCCTCTGGGACCTGGAGAAACAGACCAGCCAGTACCCCAGATCCTTAGGGGGAAGCCTGGCAGATAACTGCAGGCCCAGGCCACACAGAAGACAGGGAAGACTTGGCGGGGGGCTGGGAGAGAGGTCAGGAGCAGACCTCACATCAGCCTTCATTTTAAGATTCCCAGAAGAGTCAGGGGACATGGCGCTCGTGCTCCCGCGTCCCCTTGAAACCACAGTGACTGGGGGTGACTCCTCTTCGGGTGTTGCCCATCCACCATCGCTTACCTGTGCCCCCCCTCCATGCTGCAGGTGCTGAATGAGACCCTGTGCCCCACCTGGGACCAGATGCTGGTGTTCGACAACCTGGAGCTCTATGGCGAAGCTCATGAGTTGCGGGACGACCCCCCCATCATTGTCATCGAAATCTACGACCAGGACAGCATGGTATGGGTGGgctctggcaccagggaccacgCCTCCTCCCCCGCACTCCACCTGCGTTAGCGGTCACCTCCACAGCCCACCCCCAGAGCCCCTTGGCCAGGGTGCTTGCCGGGGAAGCTGGGAGTCTGGGCTGCTGACCAGCCCCTCCAGGAGACCCCGGGTGTCTCCTGCCCTGTCACTGCAGCCTGACCCCTTCCCGATGCTGTGGGCCTCTGGGGCCTCAGGGAGGAGACAGGCCAGGGCGTCCCACCTCCCGGCACAGACAGACCAAGCTCAGACCCAGATGTGCCCCGAAAGCCTGCTGTCCCCAGCCTTCCCCCATTTGAGGgcccccccagccctgcccacacctacCACAGTCAGTAACAGCCTCATAGCTCTCCATGGGAGCTCTGGAGTAAGGGAGTGGAGGATTAGGGTGACCCCTCCAGAGCTGGGGAGCCACTTCCTACAAGCCGCCTCAGCTACTGGGGTGCCCTGAGTGAGCTCTGGACTAGAGGTAGTCCTGAGTCCTGCATCTGCCATTCATTGCCAGCATGGCCTGGAGCTAGCCCGAGACTTGGtttcccccatctgtaaaatggggtgatcaCACCTGCAACTACATGGGGCCGTggtgaggactgaatgagatcCCAGGTGTGAACACGTTTGGTCAGTTCAAGCACCAAGAGGCCACCCTGGCTGTTTGTCGCATCAGGGCAAAACCGACTTCATAGGCCGGACCTTTGCCAAGCCCCTGGTGAAGATGGCCGACGAGGCGTACTGCCCGCCCCGCTTCCCGCCCCAGCTCGAGTACTACCAGATCTACCGCGGCAACGCCACGGCCGGGGACCTGCTGGCCGCCTTCGAGCTGCTGCAGGTGGGGCTGCTGGAAAGAGGGGGCTGGGCCAGGGGCCTTTCTCCTCCCCATCCTGCTGTGAGGCCAGTCGGACAGGAAGCTGGGGGTGTGGTTCTTGGGGACCTGGGCTGTTCAGCCTTCCCTGTCTCCCCAGATCACATGCCAGATAACTCATGGGGAGAGAGAGCCCTCTCCCCGGGCTCCCCAGGGTGTGACACTATGTCCCCCACTCCCCAGATTGGACCAGCAGGGAAGGCCGACCTGCCGCCCATCAATGGCCCAGTGGACATGGACCGAGGTCCCATCATGCCTGTGCCTATGGGCATCCGGCCCATGCTCAGCAAGTACCGGATAGAGGTGTGTGAGGACTCCATCcggcccctcccagccctgccctgaacAGGCCCTGCTGTGCTCTGCTCCCTGGCCCCCCTCACTCTCTCTCCATGAGGGTCGTAGGCATGCATTACACTGTTGGCATCAAACTCCAGGGGTCTTCAGCAACCTCAGGCCATGCTCCGGTTTTCAAATAAGGACACTGAAGGCCCAGGAGGAgaagtgactggcccaaggtcacacccagGGGCCAGTAGCAGACCCAGGCTTGCGACCGTCCGGCGCCTGCCGCTTTTGCACCGAGTCACACTGCCACGGTCCAGGACCCTTCCTGGCCCTCCCATCTGCCCCCAacacccaccctcaccccccagcGCCTTCAGGACACCCGCCCCTCCTCggctctcccagccctgcccctcctgaTGCACGGTCCACCCACAGCCCGGTTCCTCCTCAGGTGGCCCTGCCTGCCCGCAGCTGATGCCCTTTACTGAGGGGCTGTCctctccccccaccgcccccccacGCAGGTGCTGTTCTGGGGTCTGCGGGACCTGAAGCGGGTGAACCTGGCCCAGGTGGACCGGCCGCGGGTAGACATCGAGTGCGCGGGGAAGGGGGTACAGTCGTCCCTGATCCACAATTACAAGAAGAACCCCAACTTCAGCACCCTCGTCAAGTGCTTTGAAGTGGTAAGTGTGGGCCGGGACCtgcctgggcagagctgggtgccTCTGCCCCTTCTCTGAGCTCAgagtccctgccccacccccaggaccTCCCGGAGAACGAGCTCCTGCACCCGCCCTTGAACATCCGCGTGGTGGACTGCCGGGCCTTCGGCCGCTACACCCTGGTCGGCTCCCACACCGTCAGCTCCCTGCGGCGCTTCATCTACCGGCCCCCGGACCACTCAGCCGCCACCTGGAACGCCTCAGGTATGGCGCTCCTGAGGCCCAGCGCAGGGCCTCCGGCTCACAGGGCAGCCCACCTGGTTTCCTCCTGGGGCCATCTCTAAGCGGGCCGGGGAGGCCAGGAGGGAGGTCCCGCCCTGGGGGCCAAGGAAGGCTGCCCAGGGTGGCCCCAAGCTCTAGTGCCAGAAAGGCCAGAGCCCAGGGGTCCTTAGAGGGCCTGAGGGCAGATGGCCTCCTCAGCCAGTTCCTGGAGAAGACCCAGGACCCCCCCGTCCCAACCCCCCGAATCCCCCGCCGCCCGGCCTCCACTGTGTCACCCAGCACGCCTCGCCCTCCTCTCTGgctcacctcctccctctcccctggaAAGCTCTAGAGTCAGCTTTAGGCCTCTGGCCCTTCCAAGCACCCCTGACTCTCATGGTCCCGCCTGCTCCTCCTCGTCTGTCTGTCCATCTCTCTGTCCAGGCGGGCTCCTCCAGGGCCGCCGTGTGCTGTACAGTGGGGGCCCCTCTTCTCACCCCACAGGGGAGGTCGTGGTGAACATGGAGCCGGAGGTGCCTGTCAAGAAGCTGGAGACCGTGGTGAAGCTGGATGCGGTAAGGCGCCTGGGGTCAGCCCCACGCTGGCTGGGGACGTGCAACTGCGGGTGACACTTTCCCAGAGCCGGGCCACCCCGCACACAAGACGACACATTAAGTCACTCCTCCTTTGGCGTGCGATGGGCCAGGGCTAACCCTGACTGCACGCGCACACAGCCCCATCCCATACTGTCCTGGAAGGCGAGACTCTCAattctgcgtgtgtgtgtgcacatgtgcatgaACATGTGGTACACACgtatgagagacagagagagcagtAACCGTGTGAAGTGATAgcctgcaattatttttattccaaCAAACGACACCATAGGCAATGGATTCCTTGCGCAAACACCAGTGTTCTTTCCAGAGGGTCCCCGGTTTTCCTTCCCAGCCATTTACAAACAACTCTCCCAAGGTGTGGGTTGGGGCAGGATTTCCAGGTGGAAGCTCGTTATTCCTCCTGGCTTTGGGACCGGGGCTCTTTGTCTGCCAGAGGGAGACCTGTCACCTCGGTGTTTGGATGCGGACATGGCGTCAGCAGGGGACGGCGGGATGGAGGCTGGCCTGGAGCAAGCCATCCTGAATCCAGACAGGACAGAGGGGCGGGAAGCAGGCTTCCTTCCCACCACATTCTCCAAATCCCGTTCCTGACTGCATGTGCGTCACACAGCACAGGGGCGTCTCCTAGCCTCTGAGATCTGAGTCCGGTCTGAAAGGATCCTTCCTTACCTCATCATCCTGGTCCCCATAGAGTCCCAGCCAGCAGGCTGAGTTAGCACGGGGCATGGCTCATGGAAAAGGGGAGGAGTCGAGGCCCGGGGCCTGGCCTGCAGGCCTGGGATGGCACTGCCAGGGGCTCTGGGGCTACACCTGGAGATGCCACACCCCCCTCGGCGTCCAGCTTCCTGAGCTCCTCCCTGAGAAGCCTGTTCCTcctggaggcagggctggggtggggaagccCCCTGGTTTCAGGCCATCAGTGAACCAAGAGGACGGCACAGACCTGAGCTGCCCCATCGTCCCACAGGCCCTGGACTCTGGTGGGGCCCTTTTCACCAGGTTCCTCTTCAGCTGTGTAATTTTGTGTCCACTTACTTTTTAAGGCACTTGTCCTTCATCCAGCCAACATTACTGACCTCCAGCCTCATGCCGTGTCCGCCTCCCCTCTTGACTCTGACTGCCCACTGCAGTCATCTGGGGAGTTTACAACTCTCCTGGTGCCCAGTACCCTCATTTGGACTCAGTGGAGCCCTGCaactgatgatttttaaaagcccCCAGTAATTCTAACGTGCAGCCAAGTTTGCAAACCACCACCCTGGAAGGTCTGAGGAAACAACTTCGAGGCAGACCTTCCACAGACCCAGAATTGGCCATGTGAGCATGGCGCTCACGACACAGGGAACATCCCTGCCTGggctccctctcctccaccctccctgGCCAGCCGCTACCTACCACTTCCGGCCCCAGTGGCTAAGTCTGTCCCTGTCTCCTTGGTTCCTTTCTGCAGGCTTCTGATGCCGTCATCAAGGTGGATGTGGTGAGTGTGGGGACCAGCCGGGGGGCTCTGGGGAGAGAAGACCCTGTACTACATAGGGTATCAGACCAAGGAAGACAGCATCAGGGACCGAGCCACCCCATACCCCCTGATGCCCCGGCCATCTCACCCCTccaaagaggcagagggagagagctgTTTGGACTGCAGGGCCCATGAGAGGCAGTCCTGCCTTGGCTGGGGGCTCATGCTGGCAGGTCATGACCCTCTCTGGGCCGTGACATCCACTTCCATAAAACAAGGCCCTGACCTTGATGTCGGTAGCCCCACAGAGCCTCCTGGAGCCCAGGGCTTTCCTGGAGCAGATGGTCGGAATGAGTGGGGGAACCCCGGATTGTTCAGGTCTCCGGGAATGTCCAGGGTGCAGGGATGTAGGCAGGACTCTAGACCTAGCCAACCCTGCAGGCTGatgaggagaaagagaggaagaagaagaagaagaagggcagCTCGGAAGAACCAGAGGAGGAGGAGCCTGACGAGAGCATGCTGGACTGGTGGTCCAAGTACTTTGCCTCCATCGATACCATGAAAGAGGTGACGCCTTGGCCTGGGCAGGGGGCCGAGGAGGGACTGGGCTGGGAGGGGTAACCCCAGCTCCACATCAGACCCTCCTATCCAGCTTCTTCCCCGCCCGCACCAGAGCTGGCTCCCCCACTCCATCGGCATGAGCTTGGAGCAGGCTGTCTCAGAGCCTCGAAGTTCTAGCTCACCTTTTTCCAGGATGGAGGTCCAGTCTACCTTCCCTGCCTTGGTTTTCTCTAGTCCTCATTCATTTCCTCCACAAATACCTCGAGTATATATGATGAGTCAGACACCAACCTAGGGGCTACAGGAGCCAAAAGATAAGATTGGCTACCTGCCCTGAGTATTTACTGGACATGCGAAATGGACATGCAAGCAGATACACTACCATGTGAtaacaaaggcaattcagtgcCTGGGGGCATCaggaaaggcttcacagaggaggtgacctttgaggaagaggagaaataCACACTCAGAGGCCAAAGGGAGCAACAACTTCTCAGTAGTATTTGcacagctattattattttacatgccTCCGTCACTGTGGCTGTGAAATGTTCTTCCCCTGTTGTGTGCACACGGGTTCTGTCTGCTGAGCCAGATTGCAAGTTCCAGAAAGCTCATGTCTCCTCTCCCTTGTTTGTCTCTCTCAACACTGCCAGCCTAGCTCAGGGCACTCCCTGACTGACCGACTGACCAGGATGGACATGTGCCCATGGTTGTGTTTCCTCAACCAAGCTGATCCAGCCACATTCTCTCCCCCAGGCCCTTCCTATGACCCGAGTTGTGTGTGATGTTTACTATCCATGTTAGAGCACAGGTTAAACTGCTGTAGCAAGTTAGATTGATGTGAACAAGAAGAAGGTTGGTATGGTGGTTCAGTGGGGTCAGGGACCAAGACACTGCCATCTTGTTACTGGCATCTGCGTGGTTAGAGATGGCTTGCCGTCACGTCCTAATACTAGTCCACGGGAAGGGTAAAGAGAAGAAGGGGACACATACTCCTTTCCTTTTAAGGGCCCAGCCTAGAAGCTGCACATATCACTTCAGCTCACACTGGCTAGAATCTAGTCCCATAGCCACACTTAGCTGCAAGGGGGGCTGGGAAATGTAATCTTTAGCTAGGTAGCTGTGTGCCAAAAACTTTTAGAGAGGAGGAGAGCAGATAACTGGGGGACACCTAGTAGTATCTTCTCCCACCAACATCTCCTCGATTCAAGTTGGCCAGCCTGGAGCTCCAAGAGGCTGCCCATTGTCTCGAGTCTATTCCTGTAATTTGCACAGGCTGTCACCAGGTGGCGGTGACACCTTGGGTGAAACAATGATTTAGTGTCCAGTGTGTACTGACTGAAGAAAATAAGGCACATTTTCTTATTCAGTTATACTTttctacattaaaataataataccactAAGAAGCAACATTAAAGAGCACATATTTTTCAATCATACACAATTAAAGAATCATAACCCCTAAGTACAGTTAAGTCACATTGTACAcatcataaacttttttttaacccacTTAAGCACATCATGGGTTTGAAACCCAATGGAAAAGAGTTTCTGCCTCTAAGCATTTAAGACTGGTCTGACACCACAGTGTGGGTTCAACAAACACCTCCCTAGGaaacccaccctccctcctcctcacctCATCTTTTGGCAGCAACTTCAACAGCAAGAGGCCTCAGGAATTGAtttggaggagaaggaggagatggACAACACTGAGGGTAAGCCCTGGAGCCCTGgatctctgcctctccctcccagccccccagaTGGGTGGCTCCCCTGCTTGTCACACCAGCtgcttctctttccccttcccatGGGCCCTCACAGCTGCAGCAGCCAACAGCAGATATCACCAGGCATCCCTGGGTACCAGAGAGCAGGCTGAGGCCCTTATCTAGAGTGGCTTTTACTCTGACCAGTTCAGCAGCCACAGTGAGGGACAGACATTTAGAGTCACAGAacatcagagctggaagggatctcAGAGCTCACCCCATTCAGTATTTTCCAGACCTTTTCCATGGAACACTATTAATGGGTCTTCTGAAGGGAAAAGAGGGTTCTGGGGTCAAATGGGTTAAACAGGTCCCTTGGTGCAGGACTTCTCAGTGCCTTTAATATACAAATGCTATTATAAATCTCTAAAAGGaagacataataaaatatttccccagcttattttacacacacacacaacacacacacacacacacacatatatatcttttcttttaaagcattCCAAGAACGCCTACACCTAGTGTTCCACTGAATGCtgtttgggaaatgctgataCAGAACAATCCTCTTAATGTTAAAGACAAggagactgaggccagagagCACAGTGAGCTGGCACCAGACCCAAGCTCCTTCCACGCCCCTCTCTGTCAAAGGGCACGCAACAGGCTCTGCACATTTCTGGCATACTGGTGCCCTGCTCCCATGTGAGGCGGGCACGCCAGGCAGCATTGCCTGCATTTTCTACAGATGAGCACACAGAGACCTGCAAGTTAAATTAGCAAAGCGACAGAGCTGGGTCTCCAGCCCAGGCCTTCCTGCCACATCATTTCTGCCCCCTTGTCTGTTTCTGGCCAGGCCTGAAGGGGCTGATGAAGGGCAAGGAGAAGTCAAGGGCTgcaaaggaggagaagaagaagagaaccCAGAGCCCAGGCCAAGGGTCTGAGGCCCCTGAGAAGAAGAAACCCAAGATTGATGAACTCAAGGTGAGGGTCTGGGAGCAGACCTAGCCAGAAAGTAGGGTCACACCGGGGGCAAGACAGAGGCCAGTGGACCGGCCTCAGCCCCTGACAGCCCGGCCTGGCTCAGGTGTACCCCAAGGAGCTGGAGTCAGAGTTCGACAGCTTCGAGGACTGGCTGCACACGTTCAACCTGCTTCGGGGCAAGACGGGGGACAACGAGGACGGCGCAACTGAGGAGGAGCGCATCGTGGGGCGCTTCAAGGTCAGGCAGGGAGCACAGGTGGGCCCTAAGTCCTGAGCCCCCCACCAGCTCTTCTCCCCAGCCCAAGCCCAGGGCTGACAGCCAGGTGGAACTGTCAGCCAACCCGGTtggtaaagtataaaaatacttcCACGCTGATTGATAAAGATCATCTGCCCTAAACccacctccccactccaccctccTCAGAGTTGCCCCCCCCCACTCCAGCCACTCCTTCCAGAAACCCTGACTCTCCGTACCCCAGCAACTAAAGGGTTAAGGCCCCACCGCAGCAGGGCGCAGACCCTCAGTGCTCTTAGCTATCTTGCATGCCACCCCTGCCTGTGCCACGGGAAGCTGCACCCTGACCCACTCTTGCCTCACCCCAGGGCTCCCTCTGCGTATACAAAGTGCCACTCCCAGAGGACGTGTCCCGGGAAGCCGGCTATGACCCCACCTATGGCATGTTCCAGGGCATCCCCAGCAACGACCCCATCAACGTGCTGGTCCGGGTCTACGTGGTCCGGGTGAGAGGCCCCTCACATCCTTTCCCCAGGCTCCTGGTCCTCCCGCCCAGGAAGGGCTGAAGCAGCTACAGACTGACAGCCCCCAACTGGAAGACACCAGGGAGGTCAGCTGGTCTAGTACCATCCTTTATAGAGGAGGaagccaaggcccagagagggtcagggacttgcccagggtcacacagcaagtcccTGGTCCGTGCTTCTGCCCCTCACTGTCATGGGACCAtcagggagaggggcagggacaCTGGAAGATGAAGGTGCCCGGGCCCTGCTCAGGAGCACCCCTCCCATCCCAGGCCACGGACCTGCACCCCGCAGACATCAATGGCAAAGCCGACCCCTACATCGCCATCCGGCTAGGCAAGACTGACATCCGTGACAAGGAGAACTACATCTCCAAGCAGCTCAACCCCATCTTTGGGAAGTAAGGCCTCCTGGTGTCCCACTCCACCTGCCCCAACTTCCCCAGAGCAGACCACCTCCTACTCCACCctaccccagcccagccctcaacCCTTCTCCCAACCCTGTCCCACAAGGTCCTTTGACATTGAGGCCTCCTTCCCCATGGAATCCTTGCTGACGGTAGCCGTATACGACTGGGATCTGGTAGGCACCGACGACCTCATTGGGGAAACCAAGATCGACCTGGAGAACCGCTTCTACAGCAAGCACCGCGCCACCTGTGGCATCGCGCAGACCTACTCCACGTGcgtggggcagggcggggcagggCGCACCTACTGCACCTTGACTCCAAAACCAAGATGCAGACCGTGGGATTTGGGAAGGTGGACATATTATGGTTTCTGTCCCAGCCAGGCCTCCACCCCGCCAGGTTCTGGGCTCAGCCTTCAGGGGCCAGGACTGCAGATTCCAAGACAAGGAGAGAGACAGGGGATTCCAGGACAGAGGAAG includes:
- the OTOF gene encoding otoferlin, with product MALFVHLKTVSELRGRGDRIAKVTFRGQSFYSRVLENCEDVADFSETFRWQVASSIDSNEMLEIQIFNYSKVFSNKLIGTFRMVLQKVVEEKHVEVTDMLIDDNNAIIQTSLCVEVRYQATDGTVGSWDDEDFLGDEPLHEEEKDSQETDGLLPGSRPSSRQPGEKSFRRAGRSVFSAMKLGKNRHHKDEHQRQDEPAVLEMEDIDRLAIRLADGLDPDSVSLASVTALTTNVSNKRSKPDIKMEPSAGRPMDYQVSITVIEARQLVGLNVDPVVCVEVGDDKKYTSMKESTNCPYYNEYFVFDFHVPPDVMFDKIIKISVIHSKNLLRSGTLVGSFKMDVGTVYSQPEHQFHHKWAILSDPDDISAGLKGYVKCDIAVVGKGDNIKTPHKANETEEEDIEGNLLLPEGVPSERQWARFYVKIYRAEGLPRMNTSLMANMKKAFIGENKDLVDPYVQVFFAGQKGKTSVQKSSYEPLWNEQVVFTDLFPPLCKRMKVQIRDSDKVNDVAIGTHFIDLRKISNDGDKGFLPTLGPAWVNMYGSTRNYTLLDEHQDLNEGLGEGVSFRARLMLGLAVEILDTSNPELTSSTEVQVEPATPVSESCVGKMEEFFLFGALLEASMIDRKNGDKPITFEVTIGNYGNEVDGLSRPQRPRPRPQKEPGDEEEVDLIQKSSDDETDDGGDLASVSSSPPMRPQITDRNYFYLPYLERKPCIYIKSWWPDQRRRLYNANIIDHIADKLEEGLNDVQEMIKTEKSYPERRLRGVLEELSCGCHRFLSLADKDQGHWSCTRLDRERLKSCMRELESMGQQAKTLRAQVKRQTVRDKLRLCQNFLHKLRFLADEPQHSIPDVFIWMMSNNKRIAYARVPSKDLLFSIVEDELGKDCAKVKTLFLKLPGKRGFGSAGWTVQAKLELYLWLGLSKQRKDFLCGLPCGFEEVKAAQGAGLHAVPPISLVYTKKQAFQLRAHMYQARSLFAADSSGLSDPFARVFFINQSQCTEVLNETLCPTWDQMLVFDNLELYGEAHELRDDPPIIVIEIYDQDSMGKTDFIGRTFAKPLVKMADEAYCPPRFPPQLEYYQIYRGNATAGDLLAAFELLQIGPAGKADLPPINGPVDMDRGPIMPVPMGIRPMLSKYRIEVLFWGLRDLKRVNLAQVDRPRVDIECAGKGVQSSLIHNYKKNPNFSTLVKCFEVDLPENELLHPPLNIRVVDCRAFGRYTLVGSHTVSSLRRFIYRPPDHSAATWNASGGLLQGRRVLYSGGPSSHPTGEVVVNMEPEVPVKKLETVVKLDAASDAVIKVDVADEEKERKKKKKKGSSEEPEEEEPDESMLDWWSKYFASIDTMKEQLQQQEASGIDLEEKEEMDNTEGLKGLMKGKEKSRAAKEEKKKRTQSPGQGSEAPEKKKPKIDELKVYPKELESEFDSFEDWLHTFNLLRGKTGDNEDGATEEERIVGRFKGSLCVYKVPLPEDVSREAGYDPTYGMFQGIPSNDPINVLVRVYVVRATDLHPADINGKADPYIAIRLGKTDIRDKENYISKQLNPIFGKSFDIEASFPMESLLTVAVYDWDLVGTDDLIGETKIDLENRFYSKHRATCGIAQTYSTHGYNIWRDPMKPSQILTRLCKEGKVDGPHFGPPGRVKVSNRVFTGPSEIEDENGQRKPTEEHVALLALRYWEDIPRVGCRLVPEHVETRPLLNPDKPGIEQGRLELWVDMFPMNMPAPGTPLDISPRKPKKYELRVIVWNTDEVVLEDDDFFTGEKSSDIFVRGWLKGQQEDKQDTDVHYHSLTGEGNFNWRYLFPFDYLAAEEKIVISKKESMFSWDETEYKIPARLTLQIWDADHFSADDFLGAIELDLNRFPRGAKTAKQCSMEMATGEVDVPLASIFKQKRIKGWWPLLARNENDEFELTGKVEAELHLLTAEEAEKNPVGLARNEPDPLEKPNRPDTAFVWFLNPLKSIKYLICTRYKWLIIKIVLALLALLMLALFFYSLPGYMVKKLLGA